A genomic window from Streptomyces mirabilis includes:
- a CDS encoding enoyl-CoA hydratase/isomerase family protein: MNAVADQTPLCLSEIVSGVATVTLNRPDARNAMNIPLLQQLVAALKDARGQGVDVLLLKAEGPAFCAGADVRSDDGTAGGRPGLRRQLIEEACDLVEAFPASVAAVQGPAVGGGWALAVAAVATLATPGAMFRFPELRLGFLPPDQTVRRLRAAVGPAAAFRLLVADERFTGDDLARLGLVDVVEAADLGHRARHLAEQFAAAPSDLVRTLRTALTT, from the coding sequence ATGAACGCCGTTGCGGACCAGACACCGCTGTGCCTGTCGGAGATCGTGAGCGGCGTCGCGACGGTGACGCTGAACCGCCCCGACGCGCGCAACGCCATGAACATCCCGTTGCTCCAGCAGCTGGTCGCGGCGCTCAAGGACGCCCGCGGACAGGGCGTCGACGTCCTGTTGCTGAAGGCGGAGGGCCCGGCCTTCTGCGCGGGTGCCGACGTGCGGTCGGACGACGGCACCGCGGGGGGCCGGCCCGGCCTGCGCCGGCAACTGATCGAGGAGGCGTGCGACCTCGTCGAAGCGTTCCCCGCCTCGGTCGCCGCCGTGCAGGGCCCGGCCGTCGGCGGCGGATGGGCCCTGGCCGTCGCTGCCGTGGCCACGCTGGCGACTCCGGGCGCGATGTTCCGCTTCCCGGAGCTCCGGCTGGGCTTCCTGCCCCCGGACCAGACGGTCCGCCGCCTGCGGGCCGCCGTCGGTCCCGCGGCGGCGTTCCGGCTGCTGGTGGCGGATGAACGTTTCACCGGAGACGACCTGGCCCGGCTCGGCCTGGTCGACGTAGTCGAGGCCGCGGACCTCGGCCACCGGGCCCGGCACCTCGCCGAGCAGTTCGCGGCCGCACCGTCCGATCTTGTCCGGACCCTTCGGACGGCTCTCACCACCTGA
- a CDS encoding acyl-CoA dehydrogenase family protein translates to MSANPFIESEDQEQLRATARAVIARHAPQRDVRIWDEEGSYPEHLYREIAQLGWYDIVADDEPLEGMAGLLIALCEEVGRASSDLVALLNLNISGIRDLIRWGTLEQREKYAEPVLRGDGRFSIAVSEPDVGSDAASVSTTAERVEGGWLLNGQKTYCEGAGIPGTVMELFAKTGDSGRKRDDLAVFLVPSDHPGVEIRRMPALGRNISGIYEVFLHDVLVPDEALLGEPGQGWQILKERLVLERIMISSGFLGSVGQVLDMTVEYANEREQFGKTISSYQGVTLPLAEMFVRKDAARCAVQRSAAFFDAGLPCETESTMAKFLCGQIYAEASALAVQLQGAYGYVRDHTLPMHHSDGIIARVVAGPPSVQLNFIARSMGLRAH, encoded by the coding sequence ATGAGCGCGAACCCCTTCATCGAATCCGAGGACCAGGAGCAGTTGCGGGCCACGGCCCGTGCGGTGATCGCACGTCACGCTCCCCAGCGTGACGTGCGGATCTGGGACGAGGAGGGCTCCTACCCCGAGCACCTCTACCGCGAGATCGCCCAGCTGGGCTGGTACGACATCGTCGCGGACGACGAACCCCTCGAGGGCATGGCCGGCCTGCTGATCGCGCTGTGCGAGGAGGTCGGGCGGGCGAGTTCGGACCTGGTCGCGCTGCTGAACTTGAACATCAGCGGGATCCGCGACCTGATCCGCTGGGGCACCCTCGAACAGCGGGAGAAGTACGCCGAGCCCGTGCTGCGCGGCGACGGCAGGTTCTCCATCGCGGTCTCGGAACCGGACGTCGGCTCGGACGCGGCGAGCGTGTCGACGACGGCGGAACGCGTCGAGGGCGGCTGGCTGCTGAACGGGCAGAAGACCTACTGCGAGGGTGCGGGGATCCCGGGCACGGTGATGGAGCTGTTCGCGAAGACCGGCGACAGCGGCCGCAAGCGCGACGACCTCGCCGTCTTCCTGGTCCCCTCAGACCACCCGGGTGTGGAGATCCGCCGGATGCCGGCCCTGGGCCGCAACATCAGCGGGATCTACGAGGTGTTCCTCCACGACGTGCTGGTCCCCGACGAGGCCCTGCTGGGCGAGCCGGGCCAGGGCTGGCAGATCCTGAAGGAGCGGCTGGTCCTGGAGCGGATCATGATCAGCTCGGGGTTCCTGGGCAGTGTCGGACAGGTCCTGGACATGACGGTCGAGTACGCCAACGAGCGCGAGCAGTTCGGGAAGACGATCTCGTCGTACCAGGGTGTGACGCTGCCGCTCGCGGAGATGTTCGTTCGCAAGGACGCGGCCCGCTGCGCGGTGCAGCGGTCGGCGGCGTTCTTCGACGCGGGCCTGCCGTGCGAGACGGAAAGCACGATGGCCAAGTTCCTGTGCGGCCAGATCTACGCCGAGGCGTCGGCGCTGGCGGTGCAGCTGCAGGGCGCGTACGGCTACGTCCGCGACCACACGCTGCCGATGCACCACTCGGACGGGATCATCGCCCGGGTGGTGGCCGGACCGCCGTCGGTGCAGCTGAACTTCATCGCGCGGTCCATGGGCCTGCGCGCCCACTGA
- a CDS encoding bifunctional FO biosynthesis protein CofGH: protein MHERPREETAVTSTPVRRALARARAGKNIDRREAAALLGARGDDLASLCEVAGSVRSAGLLDAGRPGIVTYSRKVFVPLTRLCRDRCHYCTFATTPGRVEEAYLTPGQVLDIAREGARLGCKEALFTLGDRPEARWKAAREWLDVHGYEDTLAYVRAMAILVLEETGLIPHLNPGVMSWTELQRLKPVAGSMGLMLESTARSLWAEPGGCHYGSPDKDPAVRLRTIEDASRSSIPFTTGILIGIGESAEDRVESILEIRRIARQYGAVQEVIVQNFRAKPDTAMKSVPDADLEEYLAAIAVARILLGPKMRIQAPPNLSDPNELRLLLAAGVDDWGGVSPLTPDHVNPERPWPQLERLAELTAGAGLELRERLAAQPEYIRAGSPWADARVQPHLRALADPDTGLAADVLPVGRPWQEAAEAVSSGRTDLHTAIDREGRLTTARGDFDNAFGDWQVLADQVSSLPAGAGTSGPERLDRDVADALRAAERDPAGITDAQALALAHADGPELDAMCRLADQVRRSAVGDTVTYVVNRNVNFSNVCYVGCRFCAFAQRETDADAYRLSLGEVGDRVEQAWAVGATEVCMQGGIDPALPSSVHHDLARAVKERCPDMHLHAFSPMEIISGASRMGISVSEWLAGAREAGLDSVPGTAAEILDDEIRWILTKGKLPAAEWIRVVKTAHGLGIPTTATMMYGHVDEPRHWVGHLRTLVDIQRETGGFTEFVPLPFVHHSSPIYLAGIARPGPTHRDNRAVHALARLLMHGYIDNIECSWVKLSPEQCEQMLRGGANDLGGTLMEETISRMAGSTNGSMKTIADIEALAAAAGRPARQRSTTYGQVSAERAEAARRFDTEVHRVVPLSVGFVR, encoded by the coding sequence ATGCACGAGCGTCCACGTGAGGAGACCGCGGTGACTTCCACACCCGTACGCCGTGCCCTGGCCAGGGCCAGGGCGGGCAAGAACATCGACCGCCGGGAGGCGGCGGCCCTGCTCGGGGCGCGCGGCGACGACCTGGCCTCGCTGTGCGAGGTCGCCGGGTCCGTGCGCTCGGCGGGTCTCCTCGACGCGGGGCGGCCCGGCATCGTCACCTACAGCAGGAAGGTGTTCGTACCGCTGACCCGGCTGTGCCGGGACCGGTGCCACTACTGCACGTTCGCGACCACCCCGGGCCGGGTCGAGGAGGCCTATCTCACACCCGGGCAGGTCCTCGACATCGCCCGGGAGGGAGCCCGACTGGGCTGCAAGGAGGCCCTGTTCACGCTCGGGGACCGTCCGGAGGCCCGGTGGAAGGCCGCCCGGGAGTGGCTGGACGTACACGGCTACGAGGACACCCTGGCGTATGTGCGGGCGATGGCGATCCTGGTGCTGGAGGAGACCGGCCTGATCCCGCATCTGAACCCCGGGGTGATGAGCTGGACGGAACTGCAGCGCCTGAAGCCCGTCGCAGGGTCGATGGGCCTGATGCTGGAGTCGACGGCACGGTCGCTGTGGGCGGAGCCGGGGGGCTGCCACTACGGGTCCCCGGACAAGGACCCCGCGGTGCGGCTGCGGACGATCGAGGACGCCTCCCGTAGCAGTATCCCCTTCACGACGGGGATCCTGATCGGTATCGGCGAGAGCGCCGAGGACCGGGTCGAGTCGATCCTGGAGATCCGCCGCATCGCCCGGCAGTACGGGGCGGTCCAGGAAGTGATCGTGCAGAACTTCCGGGCCAAGCCGGACACGGCCATGAAGTCGGTGCCGGACGCGGACCTGGAGGAGTACCTCGCGGCGATCGCGGTCGCGAGGATCCTGCTGGGGCCGAAGATGCGGATCCAGGCCCCGCCGAACCTGTCCGACCCGAACGAGCTGCGGCTCCTGCTCGCGGCCGGCGTCGACGACTGGGGCGGCGTGTCACCCCTGACACCCGACCACGTCAACCCGGAACGGCCCTGGCCGCAGCTGGAGCGCCTCGCGGAACTCACCGCCGGAGCCGGACTCGAACTGCGCGAACGCCTCGCGGCGCAGCCGGAGTACATCCGTGCGGGCAGCCCGTGGGCGGACGCCCGCGTCCAGCCGCACCTGCGGGCACTCGCCGACCCGGACACCGGCCTCGCCGCCGACGTGCTGCCGGTGGGCAGGCCGTGGCAGGAAGCCGCCGAGGCCGTCTCGTCCGGGCGTACCGACCTGCACACCGCGATCGACCGGGAAGGCCGCCTCACCACCGCGCGCGGTGACTTCGACAACGCGTTCGGCGACTGGCAGGTCCTTGCCGACCAGGTCAGCAGCCTCCCCGCCGGGGCCGGCACGAGTGGGCCGGAGCGCCTCGACCGCGACGTCGCCGACGCCCTGCGGGCGGCCGAGCGAGACCCTGCGGGCATCACGGACGCGCAGGCGTTGGCGCTGGCCCATGCGGACGGTCCGGAGCTCGACGCGATGTGCCGGCTCGCGGACCAGGTCCGCCGGTCCGCAGTCGGTGACACCGTCACCTACGTGGTCAACCGGAACGTCAACTTCAGTAACGTCTGCTACGTCGGCTGCCGGTTCTGCGCGTTCGCGCAGCGGGAGACCGACGCGGACGCCTACCGGCTGTCGCTGGGCGAGGTCGGCGACCGGGTCGAACAGGCCTGGGCCGTGGGCGCGACGGAGGTGTGCATGCAGGGCGGTATCGACCCGGCCCTGCCCAGCAGCGTCCACCACGACCTCGCCCGCGCGGTCAAGGAACGCTGCCCCGACATGCACCTGCACGCGTTCTCCCCGATGGAGATCATCAGCGGCGCGTCCCGGATGGGGATCTCCGTGTCCGAGTGGCTGGCCGGGGCGCGCGAGGCGGGGCTGGACTCCGTGCCGGGCACCGCGGCGGAGATCCTCGACGACGAGATCCGCTGGATCCTGACCAAGGGCAAGCTCCCCGCCGCGGAGTGGATCCGGGTGGTGAAGACCGCGCACGGACTGGGGATCCCCACGACCGCGACCATGATGTACGGACACGTCGACGAGCCTCGGCACTGGGTCGGGCACCTGCGGACCCTGGTCGACATCCAGCGGGAGACGGGCGGGTTCACCGAGTTCGTACCGCTGCCCTTCGTGCACCACTCCTCCCCGATCTACCTCGCCGGGATCGCCCGGCCGGGCCCGACCCACCGGGACAACCGGGCCGTCCACGCCCTCGCGCGCCTGCTGATGCACGGGTACATCGACAACATCGAGTGCTCGTGGGTCAAGCTGTCGCCCGAGCAGTGCGAACAGATGCTGCGCGGGGGTGCCAACGACCTGGGCGGGACGCTGATGGAGGAGACCATCAGCCGGATGGCGGGCTCGACGAACGGGTCGATGAAGACCATCGCGGACATCGAGGCCCTCGCCGCAGCGGCCGGCCGGCCGGCCCGGCAGCGCTCGACGACCTACGGCCAGGTCAGCGCGGAACGCGCGGAAGCGGCCCGCCGGTTCGACACGGAAGTCCACCGGGTCGTACCCCTGAGTGTCGGATTCGTACGATGA